The Leishmania braziliensis MHOM/BR/75/M2904 complete genome, chromosome 9 genome includes a window with the following:
- a CDS encoding putative prefoldin subunit 2: protein MCTPRDVCLPPSLSFLSVCLHHHCHHPPPPSVFLVVPCARDNVDRWPSRAVGQHHEIPLIVPLFLLHSRGFFFIDHHVHLCRAPHTRSADRKMSANAKVSEGSLTEEQIVQQYNRMRQEQSAIMSRIAELENESHEHDLVARELRPLNKDRCCHRLVGGALVELTVGEVLPDIEENLAAIREALTQLNKGLMEKEKQMDEFMTTYKLNRPGANQAVTASQSTEANRGVLA, encoded by the coding sequence ATGTGCACGCCCCGCGAtgtgtgtctccctccctccctttcttttctctctgtctgcctccaccaccactgccaccatcctcctcccccttcggTTTTCTTGGTCGTACCGTGCGCACGTGACAACGTCGATCGGTGGCCATCGCGCGCTGTGGGTCAGCATCACGAGATTCCCTTGATTGTGCCTCTGTTCTTACTTCACAGTCGCGGTTTCTTTTTCATCGACCACCACGTGCACCTCTGCCGCGCTCCACACACCCGCTCGGCAGACCGGAAAATGAGCGCGAACGCGAAGGTATCGGAGGGCTCTCTCACTGAGGAGCAGATTGTGCAGCAGTACAACCGCATGCGTCAGGAGCAGAGCGCCATCATGTCCCGCATTGCCGAACTGGAGAATGAGTCCCACGAGCACGACCTCGTCGCGAGGGAACTGCGCCCGCTCAACAAGGACCGCTGTTGTCATCGTCTTGTCGGTGGTGCTCTAGTGGAGCTCACGGTGGGCGAGGTGCTGCCAGACATTGAGGAGAACTTAGCTGCCATCCGCGAAGCGCTCACGCAGCTAAACAAGGGCCTcatggagaaggagaagcagatgGATGAATTCATGACAACGTACAAGCTGAACCGCCCCGGCGCGAACCAGGCCGTGACGGCCAGTCAGAGCACCGAGGCCAATCGCGGCGTGCTGGCGTAA
- a CDS encoding putative Zinc finger DHHC domain containing transmembrane protein, with amino-acid sequence MLIFMFGVFIGAIALVGTLMYIIIMGPSRYHRDGVVGKLHRLLTSVPLNVCGFCVSCLFGCNQRKGRLCCSRCVKHTLHERNWFMVIFYIALVWTVEALYLLVSLPRLKASIVSKTVSWGLVALSELLWVCATFTDPGTVTAEAEMEAQRRQFSTRPATDSKKRLLPRKQAKRGVGIPGQGTTPVNPKAHRPFLFSPAEEFVLNNRYVVDGMVYAMAPDEVTAQRTAAQKEYVSPAVGQPVHLGQNCITCHVPRPSRSKHCRLCHRCVRRYDHHCPWINNDVAEQTMRHFLGFLLCHAISCTWACLDLFRCIRQFLMAHHAWGWVLRYPNGHTVSLSLSQYAVILINFHMLEACLFFFAVFIGLVLYGFWGYQMTFAMANLTVNDLNKIDDTVEFVVTLPTLDLVYREARKVRERLEQVAERKPKALLALTEPPPPKTEPGYEEGREKNQAYRKRVKKMLASDLKGLYDRGVWLNLMEILFPSAPLRDSAVLGKAMVYVQ; translated from the coding sequence ATGTTGATCTTTATGTTTGGCGTCTTCATCGGCGCCATCGCTCTGGTCGGGACCTTGATGTACATCATCATCATGGGCCCGTCCAGGTATCACCGTGACGGAGTCGTCGGCAAGCTCCATCGTCTCCTCACTAGCGTCCCACTGAATGTGTGCGGGTTCTGCGTGAGTTGCCTATTTGGTTGTAATCAGCGCAAGGGTCGActgtgctgcagtcgctgcgtAAAGCACACGCTGCACGAGCGTAATTGGTTTATGGTCATCTTTTACATTGCCCTTGTATGGACAGTGGAGGCGCTGTACCTGCTCGTCTCCCTGCCACGGCTCAAGGCATCCATCGTCTCGAAGACCGTGTCATGGGGACTCGTGGCGCTCTCTGAGCTCCTGTGGGTCTGCGCCACTTTCACTGACCCGGGTACCGTGACTGCCGAGGCAGAgatggaggcgcagcggcggcagttTTCGACGAGACCCGCCACCGACTCCAAGAAGAGGCTTTTGCCGCGTAAACAGGCAAAGCGCGGCGTTGGTATCCCTGGTCAGGGCACGACACCAGTCAACCCCAAAGCCCACCGccccttccttttctctcccgcCGAGGAGTTCGTGCTGAACAACAGGTACGTAGTGGACGGCATGGTGTATGCCATGGCCCCCGATGAGGTGACCGCAcagcgcaccgctgcacaaAAGGAGTACGTGAGCCCTGCGGTGGGGCAGCCCGTCCACCTCGGCCAGAACTGCATCACCTGCCACGTTCCTCGGCCCAGCCGCAGCAAGCACTGCCGGTTGTGCCATCGGTGCGTGCGCCGGTACGACCACCACTGCCCGTGGATCAACAACGACGTGGCAGAACAGACGATGCGCCATTTCCTCGGCTTCCTGCTGTGCCACGCCATCTCCTGCACCTGGGCCTGTCTCGACCTCTTCCGCTGTATTCGCCAGTTTCTCATGGCACACCACGCGTGGGGGTGGGTGCTACGCTACCCGAACGGTCACACCGTGTCGCTAAGCCTTTCCCAGTACGCGGTGATCCTCATCAACTTCCACATGCTTGAGGCgtgtctcttcttcttcgccgtcTTCATCGGCCTCGTACTGTACGGCTTCTGGGGCTACCAGATGACCTTTGCGATGGCGAACCTGACAGTGAACGACCTCAACAAGATCGATGACACAGTGGAGTTTGTGGTGACGCTGCCGACGCTGGACTTGGTGTATCGCGAGGCCCGGAAGGTGCGCGAGCGTCTCGAACAAGTAGCCGAACGTAAACCCAAGGCCCTTCTGGCACTTACGGAGCCTCCGCCGCCCAAGACAGAGCCCGGATAcgaggaaggcagagagaagaaccAGGCGTACCGCAAGCGTGTCAAGAAGATGCTCGCGAGTGACCTGAAAGGGTTGTACGACCGCGGCGTTTGGCTGAACTTGATGGAgatcctcttcccctccgcgccgctgcgcgactCAGCCGTCCTTGGCAAGGCCATGGTCTATGTACAGTAG
- a CDS encoding putative cleavage and polyadenylation specificity factor 30 kDa subunit, with translation MFVDDAAGTHFDFEDTLPKEQPRTEKKLEICQDFQRGRCRLGDACPQRHIISAYRTVQTKVCKHWLRGACVNGDNCLYLHEYDNRYVPQCAFFERVGECTNPECPFLHTKPNESQPECAAYRRGFCPLGPKCRLRHVKRESACPYYLAGFCPLGPRCPLGHPIQERYDRDAVSKRILAKMIVERADDPTFNRSATCYRAGCFDPGHLAPDCPGPQHSVLHKALGEIQEPGQPTGALESTGRGGGGGSHRRCFLCDQEGHTVKDCPMNTHRNQQRGGGSGGPGAPHNSASSAAMGNRRRLRREGGAGGGGGGGGGGGGGGGGGGGGGGGGGGGGGGGGGGFGAGGGRRRPGRDHY, from the coding sequence ATGTTCGTGGACGATGCCGCCGGGACGCACTTTGACTTCGAAGACACGCTGCCCAAGGAGCAGCCTCGGACAGAGAAGAAGCTCGAAATCTGCCAGGATTTCCAGcgcggccgctgccgtctTGGCGACGCCTGCCCGCAGCGCCACATTATTTCCGCCTACCGCACCGTCCAGACGAAGGTGTGCAAGCACTGGCTGCGTGGCGCCTGCGTGAACGGGGACAACTGTCTTTATCTTCACGAGTACGACAACCGCTATGTTCCACAGTGCGCCTTCTTCGAGCGCGTGGGTGAGTGCACTAACCCGGAGTGCCCTTTCCTCCACACGAAGCCGAACGAGTCACAGCCGGAGTGCGCCGCGTACCGCCGCGGCTTCTGCCCGCTGGGCCCCAAGTGCCGCCTCCGACACGTGAAGCGAGAGTCGGCGTGCCCATACTACCTCGCTGGCTTCTGCCCTCTAGGCCCACGATGTCCGCTGGGGCATCCCATCCAAGAGCGCTACGACCGCGACGCCGTTTCGAAGCGCATCCTGGCCAAGATGATTGTGGAGCGCGCCGATGACCCAACCTTCAACCGCAGCGCAACTTGCTATCGGGCTGGCTGCTTTGACCCCGGCCATCTCGCCCCGGACTGTCCTGGTCCGCAGCACAGCGTTTTGCACAAAGCTCTTGGCGAGATTCAAGAGCCGGGGCAACCCACTGGCGCCTTGGAGAGCACTgggcgtggcggtggtggaggctCTCACCGCCGTTGCTTCTTATGTGACCAGGAGGGCCACACGGTGAAAGACTGTCCAATGAACACACACCGTAatcagcagcgcggcggagGGAGTGGCGGCCCTGGCGCCCCACACAACAGTGCCAGCAGTGCTGCAATGGGTAACCGACGGCGCTTGCGGCGAGAAggcggtgccggtggtggtggtggtggtggtggtggtggtggtggtggcggtggtggtggcggtggtggtggcggtggtggtggcggtggtggtggtggtggtggtggtggtttcGGTGCCGGAGGCGGTCGCCGACGCCCCGGTCGTGACCACTACTAA